The sequence CTGGAACTACTCTGCGACGAGCTTGCCGCGCAGCATGCTCATCCCACATGTGAATTCGTACGTCCCCGGGGTGGGAGGCGTCACGGTGATTGCGGTGGTCTGATGCGCCGGCAGAAAGGTGCGGATGCCGAAGTCGCCGAACACGACTTCCTCCGAGCAGCTCGACGTTTCCCTGCGGTCGAACAGGAGGCGCACCGGCGCGCCGGCCTTCACGCGGATAGTGGAGGGCGTGTAGCCCCCGTGGACGGTGATGGCGACTTCCTGCGGGCCGCCCGCCGCGCCTGTGGCAGCCATCGCCGGCGCACGTTCGGCGGCAAAGAAGTACCAGTTGACCCAGAGGATCGTGGTGCCGGCCGCGGCGATCACGAGCCAGTCGATGCCGCCGAGTGAGGCGAACATGAGTGATGTCTCCCTGTGAGTTGGAGGAGCGATCAGCGCGCGGAGCAGCAGCTGCTGCCCGTCGCGGCTTGCGGAAGGGCTGCTTTGGTTTCGGTTGCAGTGCCTTCGCTGAAGGCGGCCCGATATCCCGCTTCGCGGATGGCTTCGATGAGCGCGGCCGGGCTCGCGCTCTGCGGCGTCAGGGTTACTGATGCCTTACCCATGCGGACGTGCTCGACGGTCAGCCCCGGCAGTGACTCCAGCGCCTCGCGTACGGCGTTGATGCAATG comes from Gemmatimonas sp. and encodes:
- a CDS encoding cupredoxin domain-containing protein; translation: MFASLGGIDWLVIAAAGTTILWVNWYFFAAERAPAMAATGAAGGPQEVAITVHGGYTPSTIRVKAGAPVRLLFDRRETSSCSEEVVFGDFGIRTFLPAHQTTAITVTPPTPGTYEFTCGMSMLRGKLVAE
- a CDS encoding heavy-metal-associated domain-containing protein, whose protein sequence is MHSASLFPKQENDMGFTTLAGSTATASQCTTTSANGQTARVSAPQTSDGSQRLDLTIADMTCGHCINAVREALESLPGLTVEHVRMGKASVTLTPQSASPAALIEAIREAGYRAAFSEGTATETKAALPQAATGSSCCSAR